In Alkalihalobacillus sp. TS-13, the following are encoded in one genomic region:
- a CDS encoding DUF1444 domain-containing protein produces MEPIELKRILEKRLGSEDRSFIFNAKEKTLRIEEKGTGKGITLSLPGLTAKYEERKDDAIDEIIYHVDELFSVMNQNQSLDGNQKAIFPVIRSTSFPTEHNGEPLVFEEHTAETRIFYAQDLGNSYRLLTENMLEEQGWNIQQLKEIGRFNLRSLDCSMKEDQVAGNVFYFINHNDGYDASRILNQQLLDRMKKKAEGTLAVAVPHQDVLIFADIKNEQGYDILGQMSMHFFSNGRVPVTALPFLYEDGEFEPIFILAKTKPEESE; encoded by the coding sequence ATGGAACCGATTGAACTGAAACGTATATTGGAAAAGAGACTAGGAAGTGAAGATCGATCGTTCATCTTCAATGCGAAAGAAAAAACACTGCGTATTGAAGAAAAAGGAACTGGTAAAGGTATTACCCTCTCACTTCCTGGCTTGACTGCCAAATACGAAGAACGGAAAGATGATGCGATTGATGAAATCATCTACCATGTTGACGAACTGTTTTCTGTCATGAATCAAAACCAATCTTTAGATGGAAATCAGAAAGCGATTTTTCCAGTGATCCGATCGACATCTTTCCCAACTGAACATAACGGGGAGCCACTTGTGTTTGAAGAGCATACAGCTGAAACCCGGATTTTTTATGCGCAGGATTTGGGGAATTCGTATCGTTTGCTGACAGAAAATATGCTTGAAGAGCAAGGTTGGAATATCCAGCAATTAAAGGAGATAGGAAGATTCAACTTACGTTCCCTTGATTGCTCCATGAAGGAAGATCAGGTTGCAGGAAACGTCTTCTATTTCATCAACCATAATGATGGATATGACGCAAGCCGCATCTTGAACCAGCAGCTGCTTGACAGAATGAAGAAAAAAGCAGAAGGTACACTTGCTGTTGCTGTGCCACATCAAGATGTCTTGATTTTTGCCGATATCAAAAATGAACAAGGCTACGATATCTTAGGACAGATGTCCATGCACTTCTTTTCAAATGGTAGGGTTCCTGTTACTGCATTACCATTCCTTTATGAGGATGGAGAATTCGAACCGATATTCATACTTGCTAAAACAAAACCGGAAGAATCTGAATAG
- the ytpR gene encoding YtpR family tRNA-binding protein: protein MNVHYNPNGIGDVLLVSLDAGTITERDFQKHREVVRLFDKKDGRTLGYNIFNASRYFDLSGNGKIEVTETLVDEINQFLQKSDVGETIAFDARPEFIVGNVTSKEKHPDADKLSICKVDIGDDVLQIVCGAPNVDKDQKVVVARVGAMMPSGMLIKEAELRGVPSSGMICSAKELNLPDAPKEKGILVLSDDYEIGADFFTNDK, encoded by the coding sequence GTGAATGTACATTATAACCCAAATGGAATAGGGGATGTCCTGCTCGTTTCTTTAGATGCAGGGACGATTACAGAACGTGATTTTCAAAAACACAGAGAAGTAGTGAGATTATTTGATAAAAAAGATGGTCGTACTTTGGGCTATAACATCTTCAATGCTTCCAGGTATTTTGATCTTTCTGGGAATGGGAAGATTGAAGTTACAGAAACTTTAGTAGATGAAATCAATCAGTTTTTACAAAAGAGTGATGTGGGGGAAACAATTGCATTCGACGCTCGACCTGAATTCATTGTCGGAAACGTCACTTCCAAAGAAAAGCATCCTGATGCAGATAAGCTTAGTATTTGTAAAGTAGATATCGGTGATGATGTACTGCAGATCGTTTGCGGAGCACCGAATGTCGATAAAGACCAAAAAGTCGTTGTCGCACGTGTGGGAGCAATGATGCCAAGCGGAATGTTGATAAAAGAAGCGGAACTTCGAGGCGTCCCATCCTCAGGTATGATTTGTTCAGCTAAAGAGTTGAATTTACCTGATGCTCCAAAAGAAAAAGGAATTCTTGTTTTAAGTGATGACTATGAAATTGGTGCTGATTTCTTCACAAATGACAAGTAA
- a CDS encoding DNA translocase FtsK, whose amino-acid sequence MSNWLKKMMNLIFEDEDIETEKENNRTIPKANTQQKRKGMSVGRMTAGKSSFEPRMVHQYPKEGSFRFPVIPDDKNEKDHLNDPTENERATSEYEPQKQTKQADKKQPRVERRQSERNRSGGRSKSTEEKPKFTGENFTPTEIPSPIYGFGSRPEVFPPKIGPESAGTISSKKQAQQSKYEPGYEAYQAISEMKEEEVLYQSEMKESEFSNQNELDKSESEKEEWTLHGWGFTQELKQEREEPITPTWNIETGEDHQEVGTEDTEIPLNLESESTEIQPEETLEDSSTDTKQVIAENAEPSTHTYENNTPKTSETVETNKVENDEPEPEKPTQSVSLKNEEEKKKSPIPFNVMMLQRDRKPQRKTQADHSSTPKHEKSIERGYSFPSERLLDREIQEINDDETWLNDQIELLQSTLHNFNVKATVVGATKGPSVTRIEVQPAPGVKVNKITNLSDDIKLSLAAKDIRMEAPIPGRNAIGIEVPNKVSKSVTLREIITHPNFTQSSSPLSVALGLDISGNPVVTDLQKMPHGLIAGATGSGKSVCINSLLISILYKAHPDDVRLMLIDPKMVELAPYNQLPHLVTPVITDAKEATLGLKWAVDEMERRYELFAKTGVRDMERFNKLVKEKGEPDQKLPYVVVVIDELADLMMVSPQEVEDSICRIAQKARACGIHLLLATQRPSVDVITGLIKANIPTRVAFSVSSSVDSRTIIDTNGADKLLGKGDMLFLGNGVSKPVRVQGNFVSDEEIERITQHVKEQRDPDYLFEKEELVQNTLAIDQNDELFDEACDFVLEQGAASSSALQRRFRIGYNRAARLVDMMETRGIVSEAMGSKPRNVLVSKQEFYDQVSEE is encoded by the coding sequence ATGTCTAACTGGTTGAAAAAAATGATGAATTTGATTTTTGAAGATGAGGACATAGAGACTGAAAAGGAAAACAATCGGACCATCCCTAAAGCAAATACGCAACAAAAAAGGAAAGGGATGTCTGTAGGAAGGATGACAGCAGGTAAAAGCTCGTTCGAACCGAGAATGGTACATCAATATCCGAAAGAAGGAAGTTTTCGTTTTCCAGTCATACCTGATGATAAAAATGAGAAGGATCACCTTAACGATCCAACTGAAAACGAAAGAGCAACGTCCGAATATGAACCACAAAAGCAAACCAAGCAAGCTGATAAAAAGCAACCCCGGGTAGAAAGAAGACAATCTGAACGAAATCGAAGCGGGGGAAGGTCTAAAAGCACTGAGGAAAAGCCAAAGTTTACTGGAGAAAACTTTACGCCTACTGAAATCCCTTCTCCAATCTATGGATTCGGCAGTCGTCCGGAAGTGTTTCCGCCTAAAATCGGCCCGGAAAGTGCAGGTACCATTTCTAGTAAAAAACAAGCGCAACAATCAAAGTATGAACCAGGATATGAAGCTTACCAAGCAATTTCTGAAATGAAGGAAGAAGAAGTATTATATCAATCTGAAATGAAGGAATCCGAATTTTCAAATCAAAATGAACTGGACAAATCAGAGTCAGAAAAAGAAGAATGGACATTACATGGCTGGGGGTTCACGCAAGAATTAAAACAGGAAAGGGAAGAACCTATAACCCCAACCTGGAATATAGAAACCGGCGAAGATCATCAGGAAGTGGGGACTGAAGATACCGAAATTCCTTTGAATTTGGAAAGTGAATCCACTGAAATCCAGCCTGAAGAGACGTTGGAAGACAGTAGTACTGATACAAAACAAGTAATCGCTGAAAATGCTGAGCCATCCACCCATACATATGAAAACAATACTCCTAAAACATCGGAAACCGTTGAAACAAACAAGGTGGAAAACGATGAACCAGAACCAGAGAAGCCGACTCAATCAGTAAGTCTTAAAAATGAAGAAGAAAAAAAGAAGAGTCCAATCCCGTTCAACGTAATGATGCTGCAACGTGACAGGAAGCCTCAGAGGAAAACCCAAGCAGATCATTCGAGTACACCGAAGCATGAAAAATCGATTGAACGAGGGTACAGTTTCCCTTCTGAAAGATTGTTAGACCGGGAAATTCAAGAGATTAATGATGACGAAACATGGTTGAACGATCAAATCGAACTGCTGCAGTCTACCCTTCATAACTTCAATGTTAAAGCTACTGTAGTCGGCGCGACAAAAGGTCCATCTGTTACAAGAATTGAAGTTCAGCCTGCACCGGGCGTAAAAGTCAATAAGATAACGAACCTTTCTGATGATATCAAATTGAGCTTAGCTGCGAAGGATATCCGGATGGAGGCGCCAATTCCCGGACGAAATGCAATCGGGATCGAGGTTCCAAACAAAGTGAGCAAATCGGTGACCCTGCGTGAAATCATCACACATCCGAATTTTACACAAAGTTCATCCCCGCTCTCTGTAGCATTAGGCCTTGATATTTCAGGAAATCCGGTCGTGACGGATCTTCAAAAAATGCCACATGGTCTGATAGCTGGTGCTACCGGCTCAGGTAAAAGTGTATGTATTAATTCGTTGCTCATCAGTATCTTATATAAGGCTCATCCGGATGATGTACGATTGATGCTCATCGATCCGAAAATGGTTGAGCTAGCTCCGTATAACCAGTTGCCCCATCTGGTAACGCCAGTCATAACGGATGCAAAAGAAGCGACACTTGGACTGAAATGGGCCGTGGATGAAATGGAACGCCGGTACGAATTATTTGCAAAAACAGGGGTCAGAGATATGGAGCGTTTCAATAAGCTTGTTAAGGAAAAAGGAGAACCTGACCAAAAGCTCCCTTACGTTGTTGTAGTCATTGATGAGTTAGCAGATCTTATGATGGTTTCACCGCAAGAAGTTGAAGACTCAATCTGTCGTATCGCCCAAAAAGCCCGCGCTTGCGGTATCCACCTTCTGTTGGCGACTCAACGTCCGTCGGTAGATGTGATAACAGGGTTGATCAAAGCGAACATTCCGACCCGGGTTGCATTCTCTGTCTCTTCATCGGTGGATTCAAGAACGATCATCGATACGAACGGAGCTGATAAACTTCTTGGTAAAGGAGATATGCTTTTCCTTGGCAACGGTGTCTCCAAGCCTGTACGTGTACAGGGGAATTTTGTATCCGATGAGGAAATCGAACGGATCACCCAGCATGTCAAAGAACAACGCGATCCGGATTATTTGTTTGAAAAAGAAGAGTTGGTGCAAAATACATTGGCCATTGATCAGAACGATGAATTGTTCGATGAGGCTTGTGATTTCGTACTTGAACAGGGTGCTGCTTCATCTTCTGCCTTACAGAGAAGATTCCGCATTGGGTATAACCGGGCAGCTAGACTAGTGGATATGATGGAAACCCGCGGCATCGTTTCTGAAGCTATGGGAAGTAAACCGCGAAATGTACTCGTATCGAAACAAGAGTTTTATGATCAAGTAAGTGAGGAATAG
- the queF gene encoding preQ(1) synthase, whose amino-acid sequence MAKVDVDHSKYAGIRFDIENEDVILVDILETIPYEYIGKDTLVTIPTNEFTSVCPWSGLPDFAEFHISYIPNEKLVEMKSLKYYLTSYRNVGIYQEHATNRILDDLVQLLEPKEMQITAIWNARGGLGTEVVAEYKKDNA is encoded by the coding sequence GTGGCAAAAGTAGATGTTGACCACAGTAAATACGCAGGTATTCGATTCGACATAGAAAATGAGGATGTCATCCTTGTAGATATACTAGAAACGATTCCGTATGAATATATAGGGAAGGACACATTGGTGACGATTCCGACAAACGAATTCACTTCGGTATGTCCATGGTCCGGTCTTCCGGATTTTGCAGAATTCCACATCAGCTATATTCCGAACGAAAAGCTTGTGGAAATGAAATCATTGAAGTATTACCTTACTTCTTATCGAAATGTCGGAATCTATCAAGAGCATGCGACAAATCGTATTCTTGACGATCTCGTTCAATTACTTGAGCCGAAAGAAATGCAGATTACCGCAATTTGGAACGCTCGTGGTGGACTAGGTACTGAAGTAGTAGCTGAATATAAGAAAGACAACGCATAA
- a CDS encoding PTS transporter subunit IIC, with protein sequence MKSFLTRKGVSLSLHTYFVTALSYMALGLFSSLIIGLILQTAGEVSGSTFFVEMGSLTMSLMGPAIGVAIAYGLNAPPLVLFSAVIAGAAGSALGGGPAGSYVAALFAVEFGKMVSKGTKVDIIVTPFVTVTTGYLVAKFIGPQISSAMQNFGALIMWATEQRPLIMGILVATLMGLALTAPISSAAIAIMLGLDGLAAGAATIGCAAQMVGFATASFRENGWGGWIAQGIGTSMLQVANIVKRPAILIPPTVAGIILAPFGTVIWVTENIAEGAGMGTSGFVGQIMTFRTMGFTYETLLIVLFLHFIGPAVISLVLSEWMRRKGFIQHGDMKIEY encoded by the coding sequence TTGAAATCATTTTTAACGAGAAAAGGGGTCTCATTATCGTTACATACGTATTTTGTAACAGCACTGAGCTATATGGCTTTAGGGCTTTTTTCTTCGCTGATCATCGGTCTTATTCTACAGACAGCTGGTGAAGTATCAGGTTCCACATTTTTCGTTGAAATGGGCAGTTTGACAATGAGTTTGATGGGACCGGCCATTGGCGTGGCAATCGCATATGGTCTGAATGCACCTCCGCTCGTCCTGTTTTCGGCAGTCATTGCTGGGGCTGCTGGCAGTGCTTTAGGTGGAGGGCCGGCTGGAAGTTATGTAGCAGCTCTATTTGCAGTGGAGTTTGGAAAAATGGTTTCGAAGGGAACGAAGGTAGATATCATCGTCACTCCATTCGTAACTGTGACAACCGGCTATCTTGTCGCAAAATTCATCGGTCCACAGATTTCTAGTGCCATGCAAAACTTTGGAGCGCTGATCATGTGGGCGACGGAGCAGCGCCCGCTTATAATGGGAATTCTTGTAGCAACATTAATGGGACTTGCACTTACTGCTCCGATCTCTAGTGCAGCGATTGCAATCATGCTTGGCTTAGATGGACTAGCAGCAGGTGCAGCGACCATCGGATGTGCTGCACAAATGGTCGGTTTTGCAACTGCCAGTTTCCGTGAAAACGGGTGGGGAGGTTGGATCGCACAAGGTATTGGAACTTCAATGCTCCAGGTAGCGAATATTGTTAAAAGACCGGCCATACTTATCCCGCCGACAGTTGCTGGTATTATCCTCGCTCCGTTCGGTACTGTTATTTGGGTTACAGAAAATATTGCGGAAGGTGCAGGCATGGGGACAAGTGGATTCGTCGGACAGATCATGACGTTTCGAACAATGGGATTTACTTATGAAACGTTACTCATTGTTTTGTTCTTACACTTTATTGGACCTGCTGTCATCTCTCTAGTACTATCAGAATGGATGAGAAGAAAAGGTTTCATCCAACATGGCGATATGAAAATCGAGTATTGA
- a CDS encoding nicotinate phosphoribosyltransferase: MKEIELKMQGKINRLTNNTFKFDERVAEGWFSAVYFLKTCEIAEAHRSDNVVKMQFFQKKHAVLCGTDEAIALIKTFAKKPEELEIYSLKDGDKVEPYETVLTIEGPYQNFGFLEGLIDGILGRRTSVSTNVYNVVKAASTSSVQKPVIFMGDRDDHFTQQAGDGYAAYIGGSTAQATHAMNEWWGKRGMGTMPHALIQLFEGDVVAASRAYYEQYPEDELITLVDYNNDVITDSLKVAREFGNTLKGVRIDTSRTLVDQYFWRNQDELGTFDPRGVNPELIFALRKALDDEGFQHVKIVVSGGFNEDRIQAFEERKVPVDIYGVGSSLLNIHIGFTGDNVLLNGKREAKKGRKHRPNPRLEKVE, from the coding sequence ATGAAAGAAATCGAATTGAAAATGCAAGGAAAAATCAATAGACTGACGAATAACACCTTCAAATTCGATGAACGTGTCGCTGAAGGATGGTTTTCTGCCGTTTACTTTTTGAAAACTTGTGAAATCGCTGAGGCACATCGTTCGGATAATGTCGTGAAAATGCAGTTCTTTCAAAAGAAGCATGCTGTGCTCTGTGGGACTGACGAAGCCATCGCTTTGATCAAAACTTTCGCAAAAAAACCTGAAGAATTGGAGATCTACTCACTTAAAGACGGTGACAAAGTCGAACCCTATGAAACGGTCCTGACGATCGAAGGTCCGTATCAAAACTTCGGGTTCCTTGAAGGTCTTATTGACGGCATTCTAGGCAGAAGAACTTCTGTATCGACGAATGTTTATAATGTTGTGAAAGCAGCAAGCACTTCAAGTGTTCAAAAGCCTGTCATCTTTATGGGGGATCGTGATGATCATTTTACCCAGCAAGCTGGTGATGGATACGCAGCATACATTGGGGGTTCTACGGCCCAAGCTACCCACGCTATGAATGAATGGTGGGGCAAGCGCGGGATGGGTACGATGCCGCATGCACTCATCCAGTTGTTCGAAGGCGATGTTGTAGCTGCTTCACGCGCATATTACGAGCAATATCCTGAGGATGAGTTGATTACACTGGTAGACTATAATAATGATGTCATAACGGACTCTTTGAAAGTGGCTAGAGAGTTCGGAAACACATTGAAAGGCGTCCGGATCGACACCTCGAGGACACTGGTCGATCAATATTTTTGGAGAAACCAAGACGAACTCGGTACATTCGATCCAAGAGGGGTCAACCCTGAATTGATATTCGCATTGAGGAAAGCTTTGGATGACGAAGGTTTTCAGCATGTAAAAATCGTGGTAAGCGGAGGGTTCAACGAAGATCGGATTCAGGCATTCGAAGAACGGAAGGTTCCAGTTGATATTTATGGAGTAGGAAGTTCTTTATTGAATATCCATATCGGTTTTACTGGTGACAATGTTTTATTAAATGGTAAAAGGGAAGCTAAGAAAGGACGAAAGCACCGTCCGAACCCGCGTCTTGAGAAAGTGGAATAG
- a CDS encoding thioredoxin family protein, producing the protein MKTIKTNEDWNAAIQSENAIIMFSAVWCPDCVIVKPIMREIEEEYGQFDYYYVDRDEHIELCQEYDIFGIPSFLAFSNGKEIGRYVDKQRKSKEQIENFLTSIR; encoded by the coding sequence ATGAAAACAATCAAAACGAATGAAGACTGGAATGCTGCAATCCAATCAGAAAATGCAATTATCATGTTTTCCGCGGTATGGTGCCCGGATTGTGTGATCGTGAAGCCGATCATGCGTGAAATCGAGGAAGAATATGGTCAATTCGATTACTATTATGTTGATCGGGATGAGCATATCGAATTGTGCCAGGAATACGATATTTTCGGAATTCCAAGTTTCCTTGCTTTCAGTAACGGTAAAGAAATAGGACGTTACGTTGATAAACAGCGCAAGTCTAAGGAACAAATCGAAAACTTCCTTACATCCATACGCTAA
- the murC gene encoding UDP-N-acetylmuramate--L-alanine ligase, producing MTTYHFVGIKGTGMSPLAQILHDMKYDIQGSDIEQYIFTQQALEERNIPVLPFGAENVKTDQVVIAGNAFPNDHEEVAKATELGVPVYRYHHFLGEFIKKFISVAVTGSHGKTSTTGLLAHVLGAAKPTSYLIGDGSGKGMEDSEYFVFEACEYRRHFLSYEPSYAIMTNIDFDHPDYFKDVNDVFDAFQSMALQVQKGIIACGDDPYLQQIQAKVPVMFYGLNDTNDFQARNIQVNQKGTTFDVFVRNAYHETFTIPGFGTHHVLNALSVIALCHYEEVDVNILKEHLATFKGVKRRFSEKRIGQQVLIDDYAHHPTEIKATIESAKQKYPDKEVVAIFQPHTYTRTQTFLSEFADSLNQADSVYLCDIFGSARENSGDLKIENLQERIPNSNIIGEETIDILSKHTNSVLLFMGAGDIQKYQKAYESQMAS from the coding sequence ATGACAACTTATCATTTTGTTGGGATTAAAGGGACTGGTATGAGTCCATTGGCCCAGATTCTTCATGATATGAAATATGACATTCAAGGATCTGACATTGAACAATACATCTTTACCCAACAAGCATTAGAAGAACGAAATATCCCAGTGTTGCCATTTGGTGCGGAAAATGTGAAGACCGATCAAGTGGTGATAGCTGGAAATGCATTTCCGAATGATCATGAAGAAGTGGCTAAAGCTACTGAATTAGGAGTGCCAGTGTACCGGTACCATCACTTCTTAGGTGAATTCATCAAGAAATTCATCAGTGTCGCAGTAACAGGTTCACATGGTAAAACTTCTACGACAGGCTTATTGGCACATGTTTTAGGTGCTGCTAAACCAACATCCTATTTGATTGGCGATGGATCTGGAAAAGGTATGGAAGATAGTGAATATTTCGTTTTTGAAGCTTGTGAGTATCGACGACATTTCCTTTCATATGAGCCATCTTATGCAATCATGACAAATATAGATTTTGATCATCCGGATTATTTTAAAGATGTAAACGACGTATTCGATGCTTTCCAATCGATGGCCTTGCAAGTACAAAAGGGGATCATTGCCTGCGGAGACGACCCTTACTTGCAACAGATACAAGCAAAAGTGCCTGTCATGTTCTATGGCTTGAATGACACTAACGATTTTCAAGCAAGGAATATCCAGGTCAATCAAAAAGGCACCACGTTCGATGTGTTCGTTAGGAACGCGTATCATGAAACATTTACGATTCCTGGATTCGGGACACACCATGTGCTCAATGCTTTATCAGTGATCGCCCTTTGTCACTATGAAGAAGTGGACGTCAACATATTGAAAGAACATCTAGCTACGTTCAAGGGTGTGAAGAGAAGGTTCTCTGAAAAGCGAATCGGGCAACAGGTTTTGATTGATGATTATGCCCATCATCCGACTGAAATCAAGGCTACGATCGAATCTGCAAAACAGAAATATCCTGATAAAGAAGTCGTTGCGATTTTCCAACCGCACACCTATACGCGGACACAAACGTTCTTGAGCGAATTTGCAGACAGCTTGAACCAGGCTGACTCAGTGTATTTATGTGATATATTTGGATCTGCGAGAGAAAATTCAGGAGATTTGAAAATCGAAAATCTGCAAGAGCGGATTCCGAATTCAAATATCATCGGTGAAGAAACGATCGATATTTTATCGAAGCATACCAACAGTGTACTCCTATTCATGGGTGCAGGTGACATACAAA